From the genome of Neodiprion pinetum isolate iyNeoPine1 chromosome 3, iyNeoPine1.2, whole genome shotgun sequence, one region includes:
- the alpha-Man-Ib gene encoding endoplasmic reticulum mannosyl-oligosaccharide 1,2-alpha-mannosidase: protein MYAPKDLANADYISLNINDTAAFARGSPQSLWRQWYQLSRFQRNIIYFVVITVCLVVFYLVPSDSKGSVSNSTETSHQKQHDAPKWEKLIEELVVENADQGGGAGGGEVIEEPEFQPEMNQVDDDQIGPPQRKPIAMTFTGPSNQRQKAVVDAFLHSWKGYKRFAWGHDNLKPISASYQEWFGLGLTIVDALDTMYIMGLNSEFAEARAWVEESLTFEVSRDVNLFEVTIRVLGGLLSTYHLSGDKIFLDKAFDLGDRLMPAFSTKSGVPYSDVNLGTRTAHSPKWGPDSSTSEVTTIQLEFRDLSRVSGQSKFEEAAAKVSEHVHQLKKFDGLVPIFINANTGAFRELSTISFGARGDSYYEYLLKQWLQTGKTIDYLRDDYNTAIWGTQKHLVKYTAANKYMFLAELVGSNKDVKPKMDHLVCFLGGTLALGAHNGLQSDHMKLAEELVRTCYQTYAVQPTFLAPEISYFNIQKPLEGDANQLDMYVKANDAHNLLRPEFLETLFYMWYLTGNKTYQDWGWQIFQAFEKYTKVEHGYTSIGNVRSTQNTRPRDMMESFWLSETLKYLYLLFDDTRQLIDLKKWIFNSEGHPLPIYDS, encoded by the exons atgtaCGCACCCAAAGATTTGGCCAATGCCGATTACATAAGTTTAAATATAAACGACACAGCAGCTTTCGCACGTGGAAGTCCACAAAGTTTATGGCGT CAATGGTATCAGCTTTCCAGGTTTCAGCGGAACATTATTTACTTTGTCGTTATCACCGTTTGTCTGGTCGTTTTTTATCTTGTACCGAGCGACAGCAAAGGCTCAGTTTCAAACAGCACTGAGACGAGTCATCAGAAGCAGCATGATGCACCTAAATGGGAAaag CTCATCGAGGAACTTGTTGTGGAGAACGCAGATCAAGGCGGAGGTGCAGGAGGCGGTGAGGTGATAGAGGAGCCAGAATTTCAGCCAGAAATGAATCAGGTCGACGATGATCAAATAGGACCGCCGCAGCGAAAGCCGATTGCCATGACGTTTACTG GTCCCAGCAACCAGAGGCAAAAAGCTGTTGTCGATGCATTCTTACACTCTTGGAAAGGGTACAAAAGGTTCGCATGGGGACATGATAATTTAAAACCCATATCAGCCAGTTATCAGGAATGGTTCGGGCTTGGTCTTACGATCGTTGATGCACTGGACACAATGTATATTATGGGCTTGAATTCTG aGTTCGCGGAAGCTCGAGCTTGGGTCGAAGAGAGTTTAACATTTGAGGTGAGCAGGGATGTGAATTTGTTTGAAGTGACCATTCGTGTATTAGGCGGACTGTTGAGCACTTACCATTTGTCGGGAGATAAAATATTCCTGGATAAAGCC ttTGATCTTGGTGATCGATTGATGCCTGCCTTCTCCACTAAATCTGGTGTTCCGTATTCTGACGTCAATCTTGGTACCAGAACAGCGCACAGCCCAAAATGGGGCCCTGACAGTAGTACCAGTGAAGTTACCACAATACAGTTGGAGTTCCGCGATCTTAGCCGTGTTTCAGGCCAGTCAAAGTTTGAG GAAGCAGCAGCTAAGGTTTCAGAGCATGTACATCAGTTGAAGAAATTCGACGGACTTgttccaatttttataaacgcTAACACTGGAGCGTTTAGAGAATTGTCAACAATCTCGTTCGGCGCACGAGGCGACAGTTACTatgaatatttgttgaaacaGTGGTTACAGACTGGAAAAACAATAGATTA tttaCGCGATGATTACAATACAGCAATTTGGGGAACGCAAAAGCATCTTGTAAAGTACACAGCTGCGAACAAGTATATGTTCCTCGCAGAACTAGTCGGTTCAAACAAGGATGTGAAACCTAAAATG GACCATTTGGTATGCTTTTTGGGAGGAACCTTGGCTCTGGGAGCACACAACGGCCTCCAATCCGACCACATGAAGTTGGCCGAAGAGCTTGTGCGCACTTGTTACCAAACTTATGCTGTTCAGCCGACATTCCTTGCACCTGAAATTAGTTACTTCAACATACAG AAGCCATTGGAAGGTGATGCTAATCAATTAGACATGTACGTGAAGGCAAATGATGCCCATAATTTGCTGCGCCCAGAATTTCTGGAGACCCTGTTCTACATGTGGTACTTGACGGGTAATAAAACTTACCAGGATTGGGGATGGCAAATATTCCAG GCGTTTGAGAAGTATACCAAAGTCGAACACGGATACACGAGCATAGGTAATGTGCGGAGCACGCAAAATACACGGCCTCGCGATATGATGGAAAGTTTCTGGTTGAGTGAAACTCTTAAATACCTGTATCTATTATTTGACGACACCCGACAACTaatagatttgaaaaaatggatattTAACTCAGAAGGCCACCCGCTACCAATTTACGATTCATAA
- the LOC124213575 gene encoding probable cytochrome P450 305a1 translates to MSTSVLIVIIILLGAVSFFFRKKKNYPPGPLPWPIVGNLPLLRSLSRKFGGQDHALLKLSCKYGSDLVALRVGSNDLIAVSGQEAIQQVLHNEEYDGRPWNEFINLRNFGHKNGITFNDGPNWREMRAWLVKNLRVLGLGRRQMLDLMTQELNDILEKIKDGGVRNLSKITAPAVINVLWTLTTGKKIDDTQRMLYFIDLMERRSQAFDMTGGILSALPWIKYIAPEKSGYNLLTQVNTEFKRFFMETIEEHKKNYTGKEQDDLINVFFKEMYSGANSDGLFNENELLIIMMDLFIAGITTTRTTLNFLFLNMIVNQDVQERLHQELDKVVGFGRSPDLNDRKRLPYTEAVLAESQRMCLVTPLIGPRRVLRETKLSGYTIPQESTMILNLTSIHMNPEYYSEPDIFKPERFLQNGVYVPDKHLILFGEGKRRCPGEILARCAIFLLFSGVMQRYRLLPDPGEEPPTLVCLPGLTISPKPYDALLIPRQAAPSSVDLPN, encoded by the exons ATGTCTACAAGTGTtcttattgtcattattattctaCTCGGCGctgttagtttcttttttcgaaagaaaaagaactaTCCACCAG GACCCTTACCATGGCCGATAGTTGGGAACTTACCACTGCTTCGAAGCTTGTCTCGCAAATTTGGTGGCCAAGATCACGCTTTGCTAAAACTTTCTTGCAAATATGGTAGCGACTTGGTTGCACTTCGTGTCGGATCCAACGACCTCATTGCGGTTTCGGGACAGGAAGCTATTCAGCAAGTTCTTCACAACGAGGAGTACGATGGACGACCATGGAACGAATTCATTAATCTACGAAACTTTGGCCATAAAAATG GAATAACATTCAATGATGGGCCGAATTGGCGAGAAATGCGCGCATGGCtcgtaaaaaatttgcgaGTACTGGGTCTAGGCCGGCGTCAAATGTTAGACTTGATGACACAGGAGCTGAATGACATATTGGAAAAGATTAAAGACGGTGGTGTACGCAACCTCAGCAAAATCACAGCGCCAGCGGTGATAAATGTCTTGTGGACTCTCActacaggaaaaaaaattgacgatacTCAGAG AATGCTGTACTTCATAGATCTGATGGAGCGACGTTCCCAAGCCTTCGACATGACTGGTGGTATTTTATCTGCTTTGCCCTGGATCAAGTACATAGCCCCTGAAAAATCCGGATACAACCTGCTTACCCAAGTCAACACGGAGTTCAAGAGATTTTTCATg gaAACAATTGAGGAgcataagaaaaattacactGGAAAGGAGCAAGATGACTTGATAAACGTGTTCTTCAAAGAAATGTATTCAGGAGCAAATTCCGATGGACTTTTTAACG AAAATGAATTGCTGATCATAATGATGGATCTCTTCATCGCCGGGATAACCACTACTAGAACGACATTGAATTTCCTATTTCTGAACATGATAGTAAACCAGGATGTTCAAGAACGGCTACACCAAGAGTTGGACAAGGTGGTTGGTTTCGGTAGATCTCCGGACCTCAACGACAGAAAGAG ATTGCCATACACAGAGGCTGTCCTGGCGGAGTCGCAAAGGATGTGTTTGGTCACACCTTTAATAGGGCCACGCCGCGTTCTTCGAGAAACTAAACTTTCGGGCTACACGATACCGCAAGAATCAACGATGATTCTGAACCTCACGAGCATACACATGAATCCGGAATATTATTCTGAACCGGATATCTTCAAACCGGAGAGATTCTTACAGAACGGTGTTTACGTCCCAGACAAGCATCTCATCCTCTTCGGTGAAG GAAAACGACGCTGTCCGGGCGAAATCCTGGCGAGATGTGCCATCTTCCTACTCTTCAGCGGCGTAATGCAACGGTACCGCTTACTTCCGGATCCTGGAGAAGAGCCCCCAACGCTGGTCTGTTTACCAGGTCTCACAATTTCGCCGAAACCGTACGATGCTCTCCTCATTCCGAGACAAGCGGCTCCTTCGTCTGTCGATCTACCAAATTGA